Within the Trichoderma breve strain T069 chromosome 3, whole genome shotgun sequence genome, the region ACTTTCCTCTTGAGATATCATGTTCAAATCAGTGGCACTCGTGGCTTTTGCCACAGCCGTTGCGGCTCGAAAATGCCACGACCTCACTATTCCAATTTCTATCTCAGCTCGAAACGCCGTCTTCGACCTTCCAGCTCTTGTATCAGAGCTTGATGTCACCAACTTCTTTCTTGACTTTGTTCGGCCAGGTGTTAATACCACCGATAAATACCTAACAGGAGTAAGATAACGCCTCCCTTATTCAAGAAAGCCCTGATGGTGCTAAGAATCCCCCCTTTACAAGTATAAAACTGTCAGCGGCCATTACAATATCGCAGCCACCTACTGCCAGCCAGACCATGGCCCGGGTAAAACCCTTCAGATATTGACACACGGCGTTGGATTTGACCGCAGCTACTGGGACTACCCCTATGACCACTACAACTATAGCTACGTTGCCGAAGCCGTCGACGAGCATGGTTTCTCGACCTTTACCTGGGACCGTCTCGGTGTTGGCGCTTCCTCCAAGGGCAACCCAATCAATGAGATCCAGCAGTTCCTTGAGGTTGCTGCTCTCACAGAGCTCTCAACACTGCTTCGCAAAGGCTCTGTGAAGGGCATCAACGCTAAATTCAGCAAATTTGTCCACGCTGGCCATTCCTTTGGCTCTGCCATAACCTATAACTTCGTCAATGCCAACCCGACCTTTAGCGATGCTGCCATCTTGACCGGCTTCAGCCAGAACCCAAACTTCCTCGCCGGCTTCGCCCTCGGCGGCAATTTCAAGCCTGTAAAGGAGGTCCCTTGCCAAGCTGCTAAGTACCCCGTTGGCTACATTACGGTGCCGTCAAGTACTGGCGTCAATATTCAGTTCTTTGCTCCCCATGACTTCGATCCTAAGCTACTCACATATGCCACTGAAAACGGCCAAGCCGCTGCCCCTGGCGAGATACTTACCATCGGCGCTGGCACCGGCGCGGTCAACTCATTCAAGGGCCACCTGCTCATCGTCACAGGAAGTAGGTGTTTCCATCTCTCTGCATGTTTGAAATCGCTACTAACAGCTGTGGCCACAGATGAGGACGTGCCTTTTTGCGGTGGCAACTGCTCGGACACGACCACTATTCAGGGAACTTTCCCCGAtctcatctccttctccaagCCTTTCTTTCCCCACGCTTCGAGCTTCAAGGCAAGCGTCATTCCTGGAGGTGGCCACGGCCTCAACTTGGGGTACTCGCACAAGCTCGCATACAACTCCATATTCGACTTTCTTAAATCTTCTTTGTAAAGGAAAGCATTAGATAAGAATTGGGAGGTCAGAGAATGCGACCGACTCTATTCGCACCGCTCTATAATGATAATAGAttagatactagaagaaacTTCACTAGATACATCGGAATGTGATATTCATCCATTCTTGCATAATTTATGTTACTTTCAACTGAGCGTACTAAAGCGCTCGTATGTGAGCTGGGTATTTACATGATTAGTTACAGAGTATATGTCGCAATGAAATAATATGCTATGAAAAGCTCGA harbors:
- a CDS encoding serine aminopeptidase, s33 domain-containing protein yields the protein MFKSVALVAFATAVAARKCHDLTIPISISARNAVFDLPALVSELDVTNFFLDFVRPGVNTTDKYLTGYKTVSGHYNIAATYCQPDHGPGKTLQILTHGVGFDRSYWDYPYDHYNYSYVAEAVDEHGFSTFTWDRLGVGASSKGNPINEIQQFLEVAALTELSTLLRKGSVKGINAKFSKFVHAGHSFGSAITYNFVNANPTFSDAAILTGFSQNPNFLAGFALGGNFKPVKEVPCQAAKYPVGYITVPSSTGVNIQFFAPHDFDPKLLTYATENGQAAAPGEILTIGAGTGAVNSFKGHLLIVTGNEDVPFCGGNCSDTTTIQGTFPDLISFSKPFFPHASSFKASVIPGGGHGLNLGYSHKLAYNSIFDFLKSSL